A DNA window from Pedomonas mirosovicensis contains the following coding sequences:
- a CDS encoding YqgE/AlgH family protein, producing MSDDHYLEGQLLLAMPGIGDPRFERAVILVCQHSAEGAMGIIINRPFQRLSVAELLQQLEVDPPEEFEHTLVHAGGPVEPSRGFVLHSAEYSQPSTLKVTDTIALTATLDILRDMAAHHGPAQSLVALGYAGWAPGQLDKELTRHGWLSAPATGAIVFDAPIEQKWSRAMTSIGIDVRMLSGEAGHA from the coding sequence ATGAGCGACGATCACTACCTTGAAGGACAGCTCCTGCTGGCAATGCCCGGCATCGGCGACCCACGTTTTGAACGGGCGGTTATTCTTGTGTGCCAACATTCCGCCGAAGGCGCGATGGGCATTATCATCAACCGCCCCTTCCAGCGGCTCTCGGTCGCCGAGCTGCTGCAGCAGCTTGAGGTCGACCCGCCCGAGGAATTCGAGCACACGCTGGTTCATGCGGGCGGGCCGGTGGAGCCGTCGCGCGGTTTCGTATTGCACAGCGCGGAATATTCCCAGCCTTCAACGCTCAAGGTAACCGACACGATCGCGCTGACCGCCACGCTCGATATCCTGCGCGACATGGCCGCCCATCACGGGCCCGCCCAGAGTCTGGTGGCGCTGGGCTATGCGGGCTGGGCCCCCGGCCAGCTGGACAAGGAGTTGACCCGCCACGGCTGGCTGAGCGCGCCGGCCACCGGCGCCATCGTGTTCGATGCGCCCATAGAGCAGAAGTGGTCCCGCGCCATGACCTCCATCGGCATCGACGTGCGGATGCTCTCGGGCGAGGCCGGCCACGCCTGA
- a CDS encoding peroxiredoxin encodes MTIQVGDKIPSATLMRMTPDGPGPVTTDELFAGKTVVLFAVPGAFTPTCSAKHLPGFVQNAAALKAKGADEIVCMAVNDVFVMNAWGKDQGVSDEVLLVADGNADLTRKLGLEMDGSKFGLGTRCQRFSLIAKDGVVTHLNVEQPGEFKASTAENTLSQL; translated from the coding sequence ATGACGATTCAGGTCGGCGACAAGATTCCCTCTGCCACGTTGATGCGTATGACCCCGGATGGTCCCGGCCCGGTGACCACCGATGAGCTTTTCGCCGGCAAGACCGTCGTGCTGTTCGCCGTGCCGGGCGCCTTCACGCCGACCTGCTCGGCCAAGCACCTGCCGGGCTTCGTGCAGAACGCCGCCGCCCTCAAGGCGAAGGGCGCCGATGAGATCGTCTGCATGGCGGTCAACGATGTGTTCGTGATGAACGCCTGGGGCAAGGACCAGGGCGTGAGCGACGAGGTGCTGCTGGTCGCCGACGGCAATGCGGACCTCACCCGCAAGCTGGGCCTGGAGATGGACGGCAGCAAGTTCGGCCTTGGCACCCGCTGCCAGCGTTTCTCGCTGATCGCCAAGGACGGCGTTGTCACCCACCTCAACGTGGAGCAGCCGGGCGAGTTCAAGGCCTCGACCGCCGAGAACACGCTGAGCCAGCTTTAA
- the sppA gene encoding signal peptide peptidase SppA, protein MLDFLKMLWRAFVALKDLVFGIIAIVILLGVIALLSPETETAVPDKAALLVRLDGYLVEQRSAADPLALLGGGEGLIPETLLRDVVKGIDRAAKDKRISALTLELDGFYGAGPGALEAVGDALERFKKSGKPIYAYGRYYTEPQYYLASLADEVWLHPMGGLLLRGYGQYNVYLKDALDRLKVTVNVFQAGKYKSFIEPYTRAGMSEPARVSLQSLYDNLWQTYVRDVEAARKQHGLNLTAAINGAADSIAANGGDLAEFAIRAKAVDKLGTYANFVEQVQGVAGSGEDMDGLPSYNQIDLPTYVAATAGEEKQTGDAVGVIYVSGEIVDGEAPPGMAGGDTIARLIRQAVNDDSIKALVVRIDSPGGSATAAEAIREQLMLARLKGLPVVTSMGSIAASGGYWVAAGTDEIWAEPSTITGSIGVFGILPTFERTLNAVGIQSDGIGTTPLSDIGDLTRPLSPDARRIVQSTVENTYRRFLGVVSQNRNISIDQADAVGQGRPWSGATAKELKLVDHLGGLDQAVAAAARRAKLEEYRVVHVDPIEPWAGFIMRKLVGAAQPGAHVKAPLPATGAGEKLRAAAVQLATARVAGLGAAQAVCLECLPMMPPRALTAAQGEQIAGLAGLVGLTGMADELGLISHH, encoded by the coding sequence ATGCTCGATTTTCTGAAAATGCTCTGGCGCGCGTTTGTCGCTCTCAAGGATCTGGTCTTCGGCATTATCGCCATCGTGATCCTTCTTGGGGTCATCGCGCTTCTTTCCCCGGAAACGGAAACGGCGGTGCCCGACAAGGCGGCGCTGCTCGTCAGGCTTGACGGATATCTGGTCGAGCAACGCTCGGCGGCCGATCCGCTTGCGCTTCTGGGCGGCGGCGAGGGCCTGATTCCAGAGACGCTGCTGCGCGACGTGGTAAAGGGCATCGACCGCGCGGCGAAGGACAAGCGGATATCGGCATTGACGCTGGAGCTGGACGGCTTTTACGGCGCGGGCCCCGGCGCGCTGGAAGCGGTGGGCGATGCGCTCGAGCGCTTCAAGAAATCGGGCAAGCCCATCTATGCCTATGGCCGCTATTACACCGAGCCGCAGTATTACCTGGCGAGCCTGGCGGACGAGGTCTGGCTGCACCCGATGGGCGGCCTCCTGCTGCGCGGCTACGGCCAATATAATGTCTACCTGAAGGACGCCCTCGACCGGCTGAAGGTGACGGTCAACGTTTTCCAGGCCGGAAAATATAAATCCTTCATCGAGCCCTATACCCGCGCAGGCATGTCGGAGCCGGCGCGCGTTTCCCTGCAATCGCTCTACGACAATCTGTGGCAGACCTACGTGCGCGACGTGGAAGCCGCCCGCAAGCAGCACGGCCTCAACCTGACCGCGGCCATCAACGGCGCGGCGGACAGCATTGCCGCCAATGGCGGCGACCTGGCCGAGTTCGCCATCAGAGCCAAGGCGGTGGACAAGCTCGGCACCTATGCGAACTTCGTGGAGCAGGTGCAGGGCGTCGCCGGCAGCGGCGAGGACATGGACGGCCTTCCATCCTACAACCAGATCGATCTGCCCACCTATGTCGCCGCCACGGCGGGCGAGGAGAAGCAGACCGGCGACGCGGTTGGCGTCATTTACGTGAGCGGCGAGATCGTCGATGGCGAAGCCCCTCCGGGCATGGCGGGCGGCGACACCATCGCGCGGCTCATCCGCCAGGCGGTGAACGATGATTCCATCAAGGCGCTCGTCGTTCGCATCGACTCCCCCGGCGGATCGGCCACGGCGGCGGAGGCCATCCGTGAGCAACTGATGCTGGCCCGGCTGAAAGGGCTCCCGGTCGTCACCTCCATGGGGTCGATCGCGGCCTCCGGCGGCTACTGGGTCGCGGCGGGCACCGATGAAATCTGGGCCGAGCCCTCCACCATCACCGGTTCCATCGGCGTGTTCGGCATCCTGCCGACGTTCGAGCGCACGCTGAATGCCGTCGGCATCCAGTCGGACGGCATCGGCACCACGCCGCTGTCGGACATCGGCGATCTCACCCGGCCGCTCAGCCCGGATGCGCGCCGCATCGTGCAGTCAACGGTCGAGAACACCTACCGGCGCTTCCTCGGCGTCGTCTCCCAGAACCGCAACATCTCCATCGACCAGGCCGATGCCGTGGGCCAGGGCCGTCCGTGGAGCGGCGCAACCGCCAAGGAGCTGAAGCTGGTCGATCACCTCGGCGGTCTCGATCAGGCGGTGGCCGCCGCCGCCCGGCGCGCCAAGCTGGAAGAATACCGCGTCGTCCACGTGGACCCGATCGAGCCCTGGGCCGGTTTCATCATGCGGAAGCTGGTGGGCGCGGCCCAGCCCGGCGCGCACGTCAAAGCCCCCTTGCCCGCCACCGGCGCAGGCGAGAAGCTGCGGGCGGCGGCGGTGCAGCTTGCCACCGCGCGGGTGGCCGGGCTTGGGGCCGCGCAGGCGGTCTGCCTCGAATGCCTGCCGATGATGCCGCCGCGCGCCCTGACGGCGGCGCAGGGCGAGCAGATCGCAGGCCTCGCCGGGCTGGTGGGGCTCACCGGCATGGCAGACGAGCTTGGGCTGATAAGCCATCATTAG
- the groL gene encoding chaperonin GroEL (60 kDa chaperone family; promotes refolding of misfolded polypeptides especially under stressful conditions; forms two stacked rings of heptamers to form a barrel-shaped 14mer; ends can be capped by GroES; misfolded proteins enter the barrel where they are refolded when GroES binds): MAAKEVKFARDARERILRGVDILADAVKVTLGPKGRNVVIEKSFGAPRITKDGVSVAKEIELKDKFENMGAQMVREVASRTNDLAGDGTTTATVLAQAIVREGMKSVAAGMNPMDLKRGIDLAVIKVIEDLQKRSRPVKNNAEIAQVGTISANGEAEIGKMIAQAMDKVGKEGVITVEEAKGLESELDVVEGMQFDRGYLSPYFITNPEKMLVELENPYVLIFEKKLSNLQSMLPILEGVVQSGRPLLIIAEDVEGEALATLVVNRLRGGLKVAAVKAPGFGDRRKAMLEDIAILTNGELVSEDLGIKLENVTLNMLGRAKKVTIDKENTTIVGGAGKPVDIKARVEQIRAQIETTTSDYDREKLQERLAKLAGGVAVIKVGGATEVEVKERKDRVDDALHATRAAVEEGIVPGGGTALLYATRALDKLKGQNDDQTRGVDIVRKALQAPIRQIAENAGFDGAVVAGKLLDSKGAEIGFNAQTEKYEDLVKSGVIDPTKVVRTALQDAASVAGLLITTEATIAELPREEAAAPAMPGGMGGMGGMDF, from the coding sequence ATGGCAGCCAAAGAGGTAAAATTCGCCCGCGACGCCCGCGAGCGCATTCTGCGCGGCGTGGACATTCTGGCGGACGCCGTGAAGGTGACCCTGGGCCCGAAGGGCCGCAACGTGGTCATCGAGAAGTCGTTCGGCGCGCCGCGCATCACGAAGGACGGCGTGTCGGTCGCCAAGGAAATCGAACTGAAGGACAAGTTCGAGAACATGGGCGCGCAGATGGTCCGTGAAGTGGCCTCGCGCACCAACGACCTGGCCGGCGACGGCACCACCACCGCCACCGTGCTGGCCCAGGCCATTGTCCGCGAGGGCATGAAGTCGGTGGCCGCTGGCATGAACCCGATGGACCTGAAGCGCGGCATTGATCTTGCCGTCATCAAGGTCATCGAAGACCTGCAGAAGCGTTCGCGCCCGGTGAAGAACAACGCCGAGATCGCCCAGGTCGGCACCATCTCCGCCAACGGTGAGGCCGAAATCGGCAAGATGATCGCCCAGGCCATGGACAAGGTCGGCAAGGAAGGCGTCATCACCGTTGAAGAGGCCAAGGGCCTCGAGAGCGAGCTGGACGTCGTTGAGGGCATGCAGTTCGACCGCGGCTACCTCAGCCCCTACTTCATCACCAACCCGGAGAAGATGCTCGTCGAGCTGGAGAACCCCTACGTTCTCATCTTCGAGAAGAAGCTCTCCAACCTCCAGTCCATGCTGCCGATCCTCGAAGGCGTGGTGCAGTCTGGCCGTCCGCTCCTTATCATCGCTGAGGACGTGGAAGGCGAGGCGCTGGCCACCCTCGTCGTCAACCGTCTGCGCGGTGGCCTGAAGGTCGCTGCCGTGAAGGCTCCGGGCTTCGGCGATCGCCGCAAGGCCATGCTGGAAGACATCGCCATCCTCACCAATGGCGAGCTGGTCTCCGAAGACCTGGGCATCAAGCTTGAGAACGTCACGCTCAACATGCTTGGCCGCGCCAAGAAGGTGACGATCGACAAGGAAAACACCACGATCGTCGGCGGCGCCGGCAAGCCGGTCGACATCAAGGCCCGCGTCGAGCAGATCCGCGCCCAGATCGAGACCACCACGTCGGACTACGACCGTGAGAAGCTCCAGGAGCGTCTCGCCAAGCTGGCCGGCGGCGTGGCCGTAATCAAGGTTGGCGGCGCGACCGAGGTCGAGGTGAAGGAGCGCAAGGACCGCGTGGACGATGCGCTGCACGCCACCCGCGCCGCGGTTGAGGAAGGCATCGTGCCGGGCGGCGGTACCGCCCTGCTGTACGCCACCCGCGCGCTCGACAAGCTGAAGGGCCAGAACGACGACCAGACCCGCGGCGTCGACATCGTCCGCAAGGCGCTGCAGGCCCCGATCCGTCAGATCGCCGAGAACGCCGGTTTCGACGGCGCGGTGGTTGCCGGCAAGCTGCTGGACAGCAAGGGCGCCGAGATCGGCTTCAACGCCCAGACCGAGAAGTACGAGGATCTGGTGAAGTCCGGCGTCATCGACCCGACCAAGGTCGTTCGCACGGCTCTGCAGGATGCTGCTTCGGTTGCGGGTCTCCTCATCACCACCGAGGCGACCATTGCCGAACTGCCGCGCGAGGAAGCCGCGGCTCCGGCGATGCCGGGCGGCATGGGCGGCATGGGCGGCATGGACTTCTAA
- the argJ gene encoding bifunctional glutamate N-acetyltransferase/amino-acid acetyltransferase ArgJ has product MAKDLAVSPLAPARFPDLLPVTGVRFGMTYAGIRYKPGRNDLLVALFPEGTTLAGVYTKSLTASPAVHWCRNALQAAKGHARALIVTAGNSTAGTGADGDRACRAIAEGLAGHLGCAPEEVQFSATGVIGEPFPASKLIQALPAALESAEANVWEAAARAIMTTDTYPKGTSQTAVIDGVAVNISGFVKGSGMIQPNMATMLGYLFTDARLPADVLDALLHEAVEKTFNCITVDGDTSTSDTVQLFATGAAAHGPVTSADDPRLADFRARLFDACLELATLVVKDGEGAQKFITINVSGAQTFEDARTLGLSIGNSPLVKTAIAGADANWGRVVMAVGKAGPLIDPNRLSVAFGGTTICRDGLRVEGYDEGPVAEHLKGRDVVIDVDVGVGDASATVYTCDLTHGYISINGDYRS; this is encoded by the coding sequence ATGGCCAAAGATCTTGCGGTCTCCCCGCTCGCCCCTGCCCGTTTCCCTGATCTCCTGCCCGTTACCGGCGTGCGGTTCGGCATGACCTATGCCGGCATCCGCTACAAGCCGGGGCGCAATGACCTGCTGGTAGCCCTCTTCCCCGAAGGCACCACGCTTGCGGGCGTCTACACCAAGTCGCTGACTGCCAGCCCGGCCGTCCACTGGTGCCGCAACGCCCTGCAGGCGGCCAAGGGCCACGCCCGCGCGCTGATCGTGACCGCCGGCAACTCCACCGCCGGCACGGGAGCGGACGGCGACCGCGCCTGCCGCGCCATCGCCGAGGGGCTGGCGGGCCACCTCGGCTGCGCGCCGGAAGAGGTGCAGTTCTCCGCCACCGGCGTGATCGGCGAGCCCTTCCCGGCGAGCAAGCTCATCCAGGCCCTGCCCGCCGCGCTGGAAAGCGCCGAGGCGAACGTGTGGGAAGCGGCCGCCCGCGCCATCATGACCACCGACACCTACCCCAAGGGCACCAGCCAGACCGCCGTCATCGACGGCGTGGCGGTCAACATCTCGGGCTTCGTGAAGGGCTCGGGCATGATCCAGCCCAACATGGCGACCATGCTCGGCTACCTGTTCACCGATGCCAGGCTTCCCGCCGACGTGCTCGACGCCCTGCTGCACGAGGCGGTGGAGAAGACCTTCAACTGCATCACGGTGGACGGCGACACCTCCACCTCCGACACGGTGCAGCTGTTTGCAACAGGCGCAGCCGCCCACGGCCCGGTGACATCGGCCGACGACCCGCGCCTTGCCGACTTCCGGGCCAGGCTGTTCGACGCCTGCCTGGAGCTGGCCACGCTGGTGGTGAAGGACGGCGAAGGCGCGCAGAAGTTCATCACCATCAACGTCTCGGGCGCGCAAACCTTCGAGGACGCCCGGACGCTGGGCCTGTCCATCGGCAACTCGCCGCTGGTGAAGACCGCCATTGCGGGCGCGGACGCCAACTGGGGCCGCGTCGTCATGGCCGTCGGCAAGGCCGGGCCGCTCATCGACCCGAACAGGCTGTCGGTCGCCTTCGGCGGCACCACCATCTGCCGGGACGGCCTGCGCGTTGAAGGCTACGACGAAGGCCCAGTCGCTGAACACCTCAAGGGCCGCGACGTGGTGATCGACGTGGACGTGGGCGTCGGCGACGCCTCGGCCACGGTCTACACCTGCGACCTCACCCACGGATACATCAGCATCAACGGCGACTACCGCAGCTGA
- a CDS encoding alpha/beta hydrolase family protein has product MTALRAAMAALLLSASSAAALMPAMGVSAASAAEAGTALPHYSPRDLFDLEYADDPQISPDGRHIVYVRVSNDIMTDRARRNLWIIDTQTGEQRPILSGTDSYSSPRWSPDGKRLAYISSTGGSAQIYVRWMDTGQTARVTNLPEGPSNLAWSPDGKWLAFTMFVPEDKKPLAAMPPKPEGAKWGDAPRVIDDVIYRVDGAGYLESGFSQVFLAPSEGGSPRQLTTGHFDHDGTPTWAPDGKSLLISANRRDDAVYNLNNSEVYEITLATGGIRQLTDRNGPDGRPIVSPDGKHIAIIGYDDQKLGYQIARLEVMDRDGKNRRVISANLDRDVDNPVWREDGKGFYFQYDDKGVTRLAEISLDGRVRDLAANLGGTDLGRPYGSGSFSVSKTGKIAFLTTNPKRPADVALYSGGKVRQLTGLNEDVLAYRDLADAEEMWVKSSADGRDIQAWLMKPPGFDPNKKYPLILEIHGGPFANYGPRFGAEMQAYAAAGYVVVYANPRGSTSYGEAFGNLIHHNYPSQDYDDLMSVVDAVIAKGFVDDKNLFVTGGSGGGVLTAWIVGKTDRFRAAVVSKPVINWTSFALTADMAPFFTQYWFPAMPWEAHEQYWKRSPLSLVGNVKTPTMLLTGESDYRTPMSETEQYYQALKLRRVDTAMVRIPDASHGMSSRPTQLIAKNLNILAWFEKYRTQIPASEGAANVAAQ; this is encoded by the coding sequence ATGACAGCCTTGCGCGCGGCCATGGCCGCCCTTCTTCTCTCCGCCTCGTCCGCGGCTGCGCTGATGCCGGCCATGGGCGTATCCGCCGCTTCGGCCGCCGAGGCCGGCACGGCGCTGCCGCACTATTCCCCGCGCGACCTGTTCGACCTGGAATATGCGGACGACCCGCAGATCTCCCCGGACGGCCGCCACATCGTCTACGTGCGCGTCAGCAACGACATCATGACCGATCGTGCGCGCCGGAACCTGTGGATCATCGACACGCAAACGGGCGAGCAGCGGCCCATTCTCTCGGGCACCGACAGCTATTCCAGCCCGCGCTGGTCGCCGGATGGCAAGCGGCTGGCCTATATCTCATCGACGGGCGGCTCAGCCCAGATCTATGTGCGCTGGATGGACACCGGCCAGACCGCGCGCGTGACCAACCTGCCCGAGGGGCCGTCCAACCTCGCCTGGTCGCCGGATGGCAAGTGGCTGGCCTTCACCATGTTCGTGCCGGAGGACAAGAAGCCGCTCGCCGCCATGCCGCCCAAGCCCGAAGGGGCCAAGTGGGGCGATGCGCCGCGCGTGATCGACGACGTGATCTACCGCGTGGACGGCGCCGGCTATCTGGAAAGCGGTTTCAGCCAGGTGTTCCTCGCGCCGAGCGAAGGCGGCAGCCCGCGCCAGCTGACCACCGGCCACTTCGACCACGACGGCACCCCGACCTGGGCGCCGGACGGCAAGAGCCTCCTCATCTCCGCCAACCGGCGCGACGATGCGGTTTATAATCTGAACAACAGCGAGGTCTATGAAATCACCCTCGCGACCGGCGGCATCCGCCAGCTGACCGACCGCAACGGGCCGGACGGCCGCCCGATCGTCTCGCCCGATGGCAAGCACATCGCCATCATCGGCTATGACGACCAGAAGCTGGGTTACCAGATCGCCCGGCTGGAAGTGATGGACCGCGACGGCAAGAACCGGCGCGTGATCTCCGCCAATCTGGATCGGGACGTGGACAACCCGGTGTGGCGGGAAGACGGCAAGGGCTTCTATTTCCAGTATGACGACAAGGGCGTCACCCGCCTCGCGGAAATCAGCCTCGACGGCCGCGTGCGCGACCTCGCCGCCAACCTCGGCGGCACGGATCTCGGCCGTCCCTACGGCAGCGGCAGCTTCTCGGTCTCGAAGACCGGCAAGATCGCCTTCCTCACCACCAACCCGAAGCGGCCGGCCGACGTTGCCCTCTACAGCGGCGGCAAGGTGCGCCAGCTGACCGGCCTGAACGAGGACGTGCTCGCCTACCGCGATCTCGCCGACGCTGAGGAAATGTGGGTGAAGTCCTCCGCCGATGGGCGCGATATCCAGGCGTGGCTGATGAAGCCGCCGGGGTTCGACCCCAACAAGAAGTATCCGCTGATCCTTGAGATTCACGGCGGCCCGTTCGCCAACTATGGCCCGCGCTTCGGCGCGGAGATGCAGGCCTATGCGGCGGCGGGCTATGTGGTGGTCTATGCCAACCCGCGCGGCTCGACCAGCTATGGCGAGGCCTTCGGCAACCTCATCCACCACAACTACCCGAGCCAGGACTATGACGACCTGATGAGCGTGGTGGACGCGGTCATCGCCAAGGGCTTCGTCGATGACAAGAACCTGTTCGTCACCGGCGGCTCGGGCGGCGGCGTGCTCACCGCATGGATCGTCGGCAAGACCGACCGTTTCCGCGCGGCGGTCGTCTCCAAGCCGGTCATTAACTGGACCAGCTTCGCCCTGACGGCGGACATGGCGCCCTTCTTCACCCAATACTGGTTCCCGGCCATGCCGTGGGAAGCGCACGAGCAGTACTGGAAGCGCTCGCCGCTGTCCCTCGTCGGCAACGTGAAGACGCCGACCATGCTGCTGACCGGCGAATCCGACTACCGCACGCCGATGTCCGAAACGGAGCAGTACTATCAGGCGCTGAAGCTGCGCCGGGTGGACACCGCCATGGTCCGTATCCCCGATGCCTCGCACGGCATGTCCAGCCGCCCGACCCAGCTTATCGCCAAAAACCTCAACATCCTCGCCTGGTTCGAGAAATATCGTACCCAGATCCCGGCGAGCGAGGGCGCGGCCAACGTGGCGGCGCAGTAA
- a CDS encoding TrmH family RNA methyltransferase has translation MSKLITSPSNPFIKRINSLHEKKFRVREGLFLAEGMRVVTEAVEAGVAPAYLIHGPDMGDHPVLKRLAEATEAAGGEVIETSADVLRKLSRKDNPQSVLGVFTEIGKSLADLDRNTSYVWIVCESLKDPGNLGTILRTADAVGAGGVILIDNSCDPYSVEAVRASMGALFTVPLVQAKWEEFQPWLRSGPGFLVGASLNTEHDYQAIDYPAPTFLFMGNEQSGLPEPYEQECDALVKIPMRGKADSLNVAIATAVIVYEVLNQTRRK, from the coding sequence ATGTCCAAGCTCATCACCAGTCCGTCCAATCCCTTCATCAAGCGCATCAATTCCCTGCACGAGAAGAAGTTCAGGGTGCGCGAAGGCCTGTTCCTGGCCGAGGGCATGCGCGTCGTCACCGAGGCGGTGGAGGCGGGCGTCGCGCCGGCCTACCTCATCCACGGCCCGGACATGGGCGACCACCCGGTGCTGAAGCGCCTCGCCGAGGCAACCGAGGCCGCAGGCGGCGAGGTGATCGAGACCAGCGCGGACGTGCTCCGCAAGCTCTCCCGCAAGGACAACCCGCAAAGCGTGCTCGGCGTCTTCACCGAGATCGGCAAGTCGCTGGCCGACCTCGACCGCAACACCTCCTACGTCTGGATCGTCTGCGAAAGCCTGAAGGATCCCGGCAACCTCGGCACCATCCTCCGCACCGCCGACGCGGTGGGCGCGGGCGGCGTCATCCTCATCGACAACAGCTGCGATCCCTACAGCGTCGAGGCCGTGCGCGCCTCCATGGGCGCGCTGTTCACCGTGCCGCTGGTGCAGGCCAAGTGGGAGGAGTTCCAGCCCTGGCTGCGCTCCGGCCCCGGCTTCCTCGTCGGCGCGTCGCTGAACACCGAGCACGACTACCAGGCCATCGACTACCCCGCGCCCACCTTCCTGTTCATGGGCAACGAACAGTCCGGCCTGCCGGAGCCCTACGAGCAGGAATGCGACGCGCTGGTGAAAATCCCCATGCGCGGCAAGGCCGACAGCCTCAACGTCGCCATCGCCACGGCCGTCATCGTCTACGAAGTGCTGAACCAGACGCGCCGGAAGTAG
- a CDS encoding DUF2062 domain-containing protein, translated as MSFWKKRLPKREEILESRFVRPFAHYFGHGALWHLNRRSVARGVAIGMFVAFMTPIAQTVFAALASVPFRANVTVAALATFITNPLTTPPILYFAHYIGMRLLHLLGLADEHREVLNSLGSLWSDAPMILGATAIGLFAIAVACSLVSYFAVDMLWRWRLAQRWRTRRG; from the coding sequence ATGTCGTTCTGGAAAAAGCGCCTGCCAAAGCGTGAGGAGATCCTCGAATCTCGCTTCGTCCGCCCGTTTGCCCACTATTTCGGGCACGGCGCCCTTTGGCATCTCAACCGTCGCTCGGTGGCGCGGGGCGTGGCCATCGGCATGTTCGTGGCGTTCATGACGCCCATCGCGCAGACCGTGTTTGCGGCCCTGGCCTCGGTGCCGTTCCGCGCCAACGTGACGGTGGCGGCGCTGGCGACCTTCATCACCAACCCCCTCACCACCCCGCCCATTCTGTATTTCGCCCATTATATCGGCATGAGGCTGCTGCACCTGCTGGGCCTGGCGGACGAGCACCGGGAGGTGCTCAACTCCCTCGGCTCGCTGTGGTCGGATGCCCCGATGATCCTGGGCGCAACCGCCATCGGCCTCTTCGCCATCGCCGTTGCCTGCTCTCTCGTCAGCTACTTCGCGGTGGACATGCTCTGGCGCTGGCGCCTCGCCCAGCGCTGGCGCACCCGGCGCGGGTGA